The region ACCTGCAGCCATTTTTTCAACAGAGATCCGGATCAGATCCGTTGCCGGTAGCATTAGCCGGGGGCATTGTTGCTGCTTTCTTTTCGTTCGGAGGCTGGTGGGATGCCGGTAAAATCGCCGGGGAAATAACTGATCCAAATCGGAATTTACCACGTGCTTTCATCTACGGCGTACTGGTTATTACAACAGTTTATATCATAACGACTATGGTTTTTTTGTATTTAGTACCGGTTCAAGATGTAACTTCCGGAGAGACTTTTGCAGCCCAGGCCGGTGAAGTTCTTTTTGGCTATGCCGGCGGACAAGTATTTTCGATCATCGTTATTATTTCGGTGTTGGGAAGTCTGCTGGCTATCATTATGACAGCTCCCCGGGTGTATTATGCGATGGCGCGAAATAAATTATTTTTGAGCGCTGCTGCTAAGGTGCATCCAAAATATGGTACCCCTGCGCGAGCGATTATCTTACAAGCTATGCTCGCCTCCATTCTGGTAGCGCTTGGCACTTTTAATCAAATCGTATCTTATTTTGTTTTCGTAACGGTCTTCTTCATCGCTTTAACAGTCATTGCTTTGTTTATCCTGCGTAAAAAACAAAGCGGTTCGACTGGTTATTTAACTCCCGGATATCCCTGGACTCCCGCTATTTTTTTGTTTTTGATCATAGGTTTACTTGTGCTTTTGGCCGGTAATAATC is a window of candidate division KSB1 bacterium DNA encoding:
- a CDS encoding amino acid permease, with amino-acid sequence MNELKRQLGLSTAIATVIGEVIAVGIFLTPAGMIKSIGSPFWLLIVWLTMGLMAICGALCYGELATRFPEAGGGYVYLREAFGKPIAFLYGWKSFLVMDPGITAALAVGLASYVGYMVKLAPFGIKIVAISTILILAAVNIIGIRLGAWLIRGLTFIKVGFLMFIAIWAVGFQLGDLSNLQPFFQQRSGSDPLPVALAGGIVAAFFSFGGWWDAGKIAGEITDPNRNLPRAFIYGVLVITTVYIITTMVFLYLVPVQDVTSGETFAAQAGEVLFGYAGGQVFSIIVIISVLGSLLAIIMTAPRVYYAMARNKLFLSAAAKVHPKYGTPARAIILQAMLASILVALGTFNQIVSYFVFVTVFFIALTVIALFILRKKQSGSTGYLTPGYPWTPAIFLFLIIGLLVLLAGNNPLQVLLGVGVVLLGIPVYYFNFKR